In Canis lupus familiaris isolate Mischka breed German Shepherd chromosome 24, alternate assembly UU_Cfam_GSD_1.0, whole genome shotgun sequence, a single genomic region encodes these proteins:
- the LOC102151692 gene encoding antileukoproteinase-like — protein MSLARPWAPATNILSSGVTVLLPISGLGQSRWEGLGTSGVTTPSGGGIKGEPGPSHHSTRAVTMKPGSVIPLMMLLALEILTTWTVEGASKEKAKHGACPFTPRVMCLVFEPPQCQSDWDCPKEQKCCREYCGIKCVDPVDPSKPVKVNPGKCPLVTDQCKRPNPTDKCLNDSHCLNSLKCCKGVCGNSCVKPVKDVFLPVQ, from the exons ATGTCCCTTGCTAGGCCTTGGGCTCCTGCCACCAATATTCTGAGTAGTGGAGTTACTGTCCTCCTCCCAATTTCCGGCTTAGGACAGAGCAGGTGGGAGGGCCTGGGCACTTCTGGGGTGACCACACCCTCTGGGGGAGGCATAAAGGGAGAGCCTGGCCCTAGCCACCACAGCACCAGGGCCGTCACTATGAAACCCGGCAGCGTCATCCCTCTCATGATGCTCCTTGCCCTGGAAATCCTCACGACCTGGACTGTGGAAGGTGCTAGCAAAG AGAAAGCTAAGCACGGAGCCTGCCCCTTCACACCTCGTGTGATGTGCCTTGTGTTTGAACCCCCTCAATGCCAGAGTGACTGGGATTGTCCGAAGGAGCAGAAATGCTGTCGTGAATATTGTGGCATCAAATGCGTGGATCCTGTAGACCCATCAAAGCCTG TTAAGGTCAATCCTGGGAAGTGTCCCCTGGTCACTGACCAGTGCAAGAGGCCCAACCCCACAGACAAATGCCTGAATGACAGCCACTGCCTGAACAGTCTCAAGTGCTGCAAGGGAGTGTGTGGGAATTCCTGTGTTAAGCCAGTGAAAG ATGTATTCTTGCCAGTTCAATAA